A portion of the Babylonia areolata isolate BAREFJ2019XMU chromosome 16, ASM4173473v1, whole genome shotgun sequence genome contains these proteins:
- the LOC143291328 gene encoding uncharacterized protein LOC143291328 produces the protein MDGGPGSTPCPNQSLTHISPSQFLEQQNVQFLFSLAPTLCYTIILMACGVLGNTLVFLVYYHRFKPGVTRTYILAMSVCDLMTNVLSLPADIVEVRFHNTFDQRWLCKAVRTGKSFLSFLSASLLVAVALDRHRTICRPRATPPRVTNVYVIVAVSAALSLAVTLPYTVLTGRRSLHFPHTNLTGSRCSIDDVYAGSLFLFAYNVVTGVVFLVCMVLMVLSYVRIARQLWLHKTRTPVTGTAPGLRRTGSSVHNTHTYIDEETCVGLPHLSASASPHRDEETCTDDSASPHHDEETCTDDSASPHHDEETCTDDSACPHHDEETCLDLPHLSASASPHHDEETCTDDSASPHHDEETCTDDSASPHHDEETCTDDSAYPHHDTTPTSKSCTAVPPADCPSECFSEPAANSAAGDLCSGLSSFCQVSHQTSMPSTALMTENAKCLGSPAVALTEMTHSPSDSHPGYNDTGTSDLKQSGPTSRSREVLSRIRRTASDARSFLTRHKPTQKARGSVKKIPTRTTLMMFVLTVVFIVNYLPYLLLVSLRSRLGMEVLVAGLGLNGYHIALRSYFINSAVNPLVYSFCSARFRQECRRLCGCKRC, from the coding sequence atggatggaggtCCCGGTTCTACCCCCTGCCCCAATCAGTCCCTGACCCACATCAGCCCCTCTCAGTTCCTGGAACAGCAGAACGTTCAGTTCCTGTTCTCCCTCGCCCCAACCCTCTGCTACACCATCATCCTGATGGCCTGTGGTGTGCTGGGCAACACCTTGGTGTTCCTGGTGTACTACCACAGGTTCAAACCCGGCGTGACCAGAACGTACATCCTGGCCATGAGTGTCTGTGACCTGATGACTAACGTGCTATCCCTGCCGGCAGACATCGTGGAGGTCCGCTTCCACAACACGTTCGACCAGCGCTGGCTGTGCAAGGCGGTCCGCACCGGGAAGAGCTTCCTGAGctttctgtccgcctctctcctGGTGGCCGTGGCCTTGGACCGACACCGCACCATCTGCAGGCCTCGGGCCACGCCACCCAGGGTCACCAACGTCTACGTCATCGTGGCGGTGAGCGCGGCGCTGTCCCTGGCTGTCACCCTGCCCTACACTGTCCTGACGGGGCGGAGGTCGCTCCACTTCCCCCACACCAACCTCACCGGATCCCGCTGCTCCATCGATGATGTGTACGCCGGTTCCCTGTTCCTGTTCGCCTACAACGTGGTGACGGGCGTGGTGTTCCTGGTCTGCATGGTCCTCATGGTGCTGTCCTACGTGCGCATAGCGCGGCAGCTGTGGCTGCACAAGACTCGAACCCCGGTCACTGGAACAGCTCCAGGGCTGCGCAGAACTGGGTCCTCCGTGcacaacacccacacctacatTGACGAGGAGACGTGTGTCGGTCTGCCTCATCTCTCTGCCTCAGCTTCCCCTCACCGTGATGAGGAGACGTGTACTGATGATTCGGCTTCCCCTCACCATGATGAGGAGACGTGTACTGATGACTCGGCTTCCCCTCATCACGATGAGGAAACGTGTACTGATGACTCGGCGTGCCCTCACCATGATGAGGAGACGTGTCTTGACCTGCCTCACCTCTCTGCCTCTGCTTCCCCTCACCATGATGAGGAGACGTGTACTGATGACTCGGCTTCCCCTCACCATGATGAGGAGACGTGTACTGATGACTCGGCTTCCCCTCACCATGATGAGGAGACGTGTACTGATGACTCTGCGTACCCTCACCATGACACGACGCCCACGTCCAAATCGTGCACAGCTGTGCCCCCTGCTGACTGCCCCAGTGAGTGTTTTTCTGAGCCAGCAGCCAACTCTGCAGCAGGTGATCTCTGTAGTGGCCTGTCCTCGTTCTGTCAGGTCAGCCATCAGACCAGCATGCCCAGCACAGCGCTGATGACTGAAAACGCCAAGTGCCTTGGAAGCCCAGCTGTGGCTCTGACAGAAATGACTCACTCTCCGTCTGACAGCCACCCCGGTTACAATGACACGGGGACCTCCGATCTAAAGCAGTCTGGCCCCACGTCACGCTCCCGTGAGGTTCTGTCCCGGATCCGCCGAACGGCCAGTGATGCCAGATCCTTCCTCACCCGTCACAAGCCCACCCAGAAAGCCCGCGGATCCGTAAAGAAGATCCCGACCCGCACCACCCTGATGATGTTCGTGCTGACCGTTGTCTTCATCGTCAACTACCTGCCCTACCTGCTGCTGGTGTCCCTGCGCTCTCGCCTGGGCATGGAGGTGCTGGTGGCAGGCCTGGGGCTGAACGGCTACCACATTGCTCTCAGGTCCTACTTCATCAACAGCGCCGTCAACCCGCTCGTCTACAGCTTCTGCTCTGCCCGCTTCAGACAGGAATGCAGACGTCTTTGTGGATGCAAGAGATGTTAG